From a region of the Hippopotamus amphibius kiboko isolate mHipAmp2 chromosome 3, mHipAmp2.hap2, whole genome shotgun sequence genome:
- the IGHMBP2 gene encoding DNA-binding protein SMUBP-2 isoform X4, with protein MASAAVESFVTKQLDLLELERDAEVEERRSWQENVSPKELQSRGVCLLKLQVSSQRTGLYGRLLVTFEPRRCMSAAVLPSNSFTSGDIVGLYEDSGQLATGILTRVTQKSVTVAFDESHDFQLSLDRERSYRLLKLANDITYKRLKKALITLKKYHSGPASSLIEVLFGGSDLSPASEIPPLTFYNTTLDASQQEAVLFALTQKELAIIHGPPGTGKTTTVVEIILQAVKQGSKVLCCAPSNIAVDNLVERLAGWKQRPLRLGHPARLLEAVQRHCLDAVLARGDGARIVADIRKDIDQVLAKNKKTQDKREKSNFRDEIKLLRKELKEREEAAMLESLAAAHVVLATNTGASSDGPLKLLPDGHFDMVVIDECAQALEASCWIPLLKARKCVLAGDYEQLPPTIISHKAAQAGLSLSLMERLAEERGARAVRMLTVQYRMHQAIARWASEALYHGQLTAHPSVAGHLLRDLPGVAATEETATPLLLVDTAGCGLFELEDEDEQSRGNPGEVRLVSLHVQALVDAGVQAGDIAVITPYNLQVDLLRQSLAHRHPELEVKSVDGFQGREKEAVILSFVRSNRKGEVGFLAEDRRINVAVTRARRHLAIVCDSRTVNNHAFLKTLVDYFTEHGEVRTAFEYLDDIVPENYSHEGAQGHGQAGAKPRGSAATARKAPGSRQPAGARLGRKNPGAVPLGSETQPQPSLSGGGRESAGSRDNAEHFRATIAEFVVSEKTQLEFPASLNSHDRMRVHQIAEEYGLRHDSAGEGKERFITVSKRVPLALVAPAPPAGPSGKAPLCPEPPSPEQTEPPVGEQSSWGQPDLKALHLERLQRAGSRQEQQAREGPRAMASGPRKLPEKKKKEAKGPTAIDLPAEDDFDALVSAVVKADNTCGLAKCRASVVTLGQLCLHCSRRYCLSHHLPEVHGCGERARAHARQRVSREGVLYAGSGTKDRSLDPAKRAQLQRRLDKKLDELTGQRRSKRKEKGK; from the exons ATGGCCTCGGCTGCTGTGGAGAGCTTCGTGACCAAGCAGTTGGACCTGCTGGAGCTCGAGAGAGACGCGGAGGTCGAGGAGCGCAG GTCCTGGCAGGAAAATGTCTCTCCGAAAGAACTCCAGAGCCGAGGCGTCTGTTTGCTGAAGCTGCAGGTATCCAGCCAGCGGACCGGGCTGTACGGACGGCTGCTGGTCACCTTTGAGCCCAGGAGATGCATGTCTGCAGCTGTGCTTCCCAGTAACAGCTTTACTTCCG GCGACATCGTGGGTCTGTATGAGGACAGCGGGCAGCTGGCCACTGGGATCTTGACCCGGGTCACCCAGAAATCGGTCACCGTGGCCTTTGACGAGTCCCACGATTTCCAGTTGAGTTTGGACCGAGAGCGTTCCTACCGACTGTTAAAACTTGCCAACGACATCACTTATAAGCGACTGAAAAA AGCTCTGATTACCCTAAAGAAGTATCACTCTGGCCCCGCGTCCTCGCTCATAGAGGTCCTCTTTGGCGGATCAGACCTCAGCCCTGCCAGTGAGATAC CCCCACTGACCTTCTACAACACCACCCTGGACGCCTCTCAGCAGGAAGCGGTGCTGTTCGCGCTGACCCAGAAGGAACTCGCCATCATCCATGGGCCTCCCGGCACCGGGAAGACCACCACTGTGGTCGAGATCATTCTCCAAGCTGTGAAACAGGGCTCGAAG GTGCTGTGCTGCGCCCCCTCTAACATCGCCGTGGACAACCTGGTGGAGCGGCTGGCCGGGTGGAAGCAGAGGCCCCTGCGCCTGGGGCACCCCGCGCGGCTCCTGGAGGCTGTCCAGCGGCACTGCCTGGACGCGGTCCTGGCGCGGGGCGACGGCGCCCGCATTGTGGCCGACATCCGGAAGGACATCGACCAGGTCCTG GCGAAAAACAAAAAGACGCaggataagagagagaaaagtaattTTCGAGATGAAATCAAGCTGTTAAGGAAGGAgctgaaggagagggaggaggcagccaTGCTGGAGAGCCTGGCTGCGGCCCATGTGGTCCTGGCGACAAACACAG GTGCCTCTTCGGACGGCCCCCTGAAGCTGCTGCCGGACGGCCACTTCGACATGGTGGTCATTGACGAGTGTGCCCAGGCCCTGGAGGCCAGCTGCTGGATCCCCCTGCTGAAGGCCAGGAAGTGCGTCCTGGCTGGAGACTACGAACAGCTGCCCCCCACGATCATCTCCCACAA GGCGGCGCAGGCGGGGCTGTCGCTGAGCCTGATGGAGCGCCTGGCGGAGGAGCGCGGCGCCAGGGCCGTGCGGATGCTGACCGTGCAGTACCGCATGCACCAGGCCATCGCGCGCTGGGCCTCGGAGGCCCTGTACCACGGGCAGCTCACAGCCCACCCTTCCGTGGCCGGGCATCTCCTGCG GGATCTCCCGGGGGTGGCTGCCACAGAGGAGACGGCCACCCCCCTGCTGCTGGTGGACACGGCCGGCTGCGGGCTGTTCGAGCTGGAGGACGAGGACGAGCAGTCGCGAGGGAACCCCG GTGAAGTGCGCCTCGTCAGTCTGCACGTCCAGGCGCTGGTGGACGCCGGTGTCCAGGCCGGCGACATTGCTGTCATCACGCCGTACAACCTGCAG GTGGACCTGCTCAGACAGAGCCTCGCGCACAGGCACCCCGAGCTCGAGGTTAAGTCAGTCGACGGCTTCCAGGGCCGAGAGAAGGAGGCTGTGATCCTGTCCTTCGTCAGATCCAACAGGAAAG GTGAAGTTGGCTTCCTCGCCGAGGACCGGCGCATCAACGTGGCCGTCACCCGTGCCCGGCGCCACCTGGCCATCGTCTGTGATTCCCGTACTGTTAACAACCACGCCTTCCTGAAGACCCTGGTGGATTACTTCACAGAGCATGGGGAGGTGCGCACAGCCTTTGAGTATCTCGATGACATCGTCCCTGAGAACTACTCCCACGAGGGTGCTCAGGGCCATGGCCAGGCGGGCGCGAAGCCCCGGGGCTCTGCCGCGACGGCCAGGAAGGCTCCTGGGAGCAGGCAGCCTgcgggggccaggctgggccgGAAGAACCCGGGCGCGGTGCCTCTGGGCTCTGAGACCCAGCCTCAGCCCAGCCTTAGCGGAGGTGGCCGGGAGTCGGCAGGGAGCAGAGACAACGCAGAGCACTTCAGGGCCACAATAGCGGAGTTTGTGGTGAGTGAGAAGACGCAGCTGGAGTTCCCTGCCTCCCTGAATTCACACGACAGGATGCGGGTCCATCAGATCGCGGAGGAGTACGGGCTGAGGCACGACAGCGCTGGCGAGGGGAAGGAGCGGTTCATCACTGTCAGCAAGAGGGTCCCGCTGGCCCTCGTGGCTCCAGCACCCCCTGCAGGGCCCAGCGGCAAAGCCCCTCTCTGTCCAGAGCCCCCCAGCCCCGAGCAGACGGAGCCCCCCGTTGGGGAGCAGAGCAGCTGGGGCCAGCCGGACCTGAAGGCGCTGCACTTGGAGCGACTGCAGAGGGCAGGCAGCCGGCAGGAGCAGCAGGCCAGGGAGGGACCGCGGGCCATGGCCTCTGGGCCACGGAAGTTaccagaaaagaagaagaaagaagcaaaag GACCGACGGCCATAGATCTGCCCGCTGAGGACGACTTTGATGCCCTGGTCTCGGCCGTCGTCAAGGCTGACAACACCTGCGGCCTGGCCAAGTGCAGAGCCAGCGTCGTGACCCTGGGCCAGCTGTGCCTACACTGCAGCCGCCGCTACTGCCTCAGCCACCACCTGCCCGAG GTCCACGGCTGCGGGGAGAGGGCTCGCGCCCACGCGCGGCAGAGGGTCAGCCGGGAAGGCGTCCTCTACGCCGGCAGTGGCACCAAGGACAGGTCCCTGGACCCCGCCAAGAGGGCCCAGCTGCAGAGGAGGCTGGACAAGAAGCTGGACGAGCTGACTGGCCAGCGGAGGagcaagaggaaggagaaggggaagtga